Proteins found in one Leptospira ellinghausenii genomic segment:
- a CDS encoding nitrilase-related carbon-nitrogen hydrolase — protein sequence MNLILNQWFLLTIGGIFVGFTGMKWNIPIFGWFVFIPFLRYIRLGYSFKILITSLILFQIVSTFRIVSEPFHIWIAFLSGIQAGIVFSILLWIWNFIRTRYKNNISPILFFAFTCTILEWIDAYHSDLGVWGMLANSQIGNLVFLQSASLFGATGISFVIYLFNASFEQLISEQIDQKQISKSTTYYFSFTIILIILLYFYGSIRLSLPIPGKQIKVATITSKMDIQTIWKNPIENNINTQLTIEKTKVAAKQGANVVVWNEGAILISRENELEFLNSLVSIAKEENIELVAAYIIQHNENEFYFDNKLVWFSNEGQIRQTYYKQFIVPFEPISKIHSEIKSIETNFGKMSVAICYDFDSLHVTEIHAQSGSNITLIPASDWNGINPFHTEMATIRGIENGSSIVRSTRNGLSGIYDAFGRAKGTLDYFEENDGILISSVSPLKIKTVYSQYGNWVVGIGIFYLVFSLSQILQFVLKNRIKKQLG from the coding sequence ATGAATTTAATTTTAAATCAATGGTTTTTGCTTACAATTGGTGGAATCTTCGTTGGATTCACTGGAATGAAATGGAATATTCCAATTTTTGGTTGGTTTGTTTTTATCCCATTCTTGAGATACATTCGTTTGGGTTACTCTTTTAAAATACTTATCACAAGTTTGATTTTATTCCAAATCGTATCTACTTTTCGTATCGTGAGTGAGCCATTTCACATTTGGATTGCTTTTCTCTCTGGAATCCAAGCTGGAATCGTATTTTCAATTTTACTATGGATATGGAATTTCATTCGTACTCGCTATAAAAATAACATATCTCCTATTTTGTTTTTTGCTTTTACCTGCACGATATTAGAATGGATCGATGCTTATCATTCAGACTTGGGTGTTTGGGGAATGTTAGCAAATAGCCAAATCGGGAATTTAGTTTTCTTACAGTCTGCTTCCCTATTTGGAGCCACTGGCATTAGTTTCGTTATATATCTGTTTAACGCATCTTTTGAACAACTCATCAGTGAACAAATAGATCAAAAACAAATTTCAAAATCTACAACATATTATTTCTCATTCACAATCATTCTTATCATACTTTTATATTTTTATGGATCGATTCGATTGAGTTTACCAATTCCTGGAAAACAAATAAAAGTTGCTACTATAACTTCAAAAATGGACATCCAAACAATTTGGAAAAATCCCATCGAAAATAATATAAACACTCAATTAACTATAGAAAAAACAAAAGTTGCAGCAAAGCAGGGTGCAAACGTTGTTGTATGGAATGAAGGCGCGATTCTTATTTCAAGAGAAAATGAATTAGAATTTTTGAACTCTCTAGTTTCAATCGCAAAGGAAGAAAATATCGAGCTCGTGGCAGCTTATATCATCCAACACAACGAAAATGAATTCTATTTTGATAATAAATTAGTTTGGTTTTCTAATGAAGGACAAATAAGACAAACCTATTATAAACAATTTATTGTACCATTCGAGCCTATTTCAAAAATACATTCTGAAATCAAATCGATCGAAACGAATTTTGGCAAAATGTCAGTTGCTATTTGTTATGACTTCGATAGTTTACATGTAACAGAAATCCATGCCCAAAGTGGATCAAACATCACCTTAATTCCTGCTTCGGACTGGAATGGAATTAATCCTTTTCATACGGAGATGGCTACCATTCGAGGGATCGAGAATGGATCATCTATTGTCCGTTCTACGAGGAATGGATTATCCGGAATTTATGATGCATTTGGAAGGGCAAAAGGAACACTTGATTATTTTGAAGAAAATGATGGGATTCTCATTTCATCAGTATCTCCTTTAAAAATCAAAACCGTATATTCACAATATGGAAATTGGGTTGTTGGGATTGGTATATTCTATTTGGTTTTTTCTTTATCCCAAATTCTTCAATTTGTCCTAAAAAATCGGATAAAAAAACAATTAGGATAA
- a CDS encoding TetR/AcrR family transcriptional regulator — MNAKVAPKLDPLVQFPLKERKFARTRTKLTFGLLELLESKPYNEIKITELCQYAEISEPTFYNYFPEKDELILHYIQIWSLQVTVFAEKNKMANSGYGLIQSLFRYTAKESKKNPRILLEIISFQTKYKKRPQAKELTLAERYLLFPNHSAIGTLPIGGIELILENSMKLAKENKELPKDTNWKSLSLAIASCFFGIPILAFQLNENLESLWIDSLDYLWFGAGSNLKLNKKVRM, encoded by the coding sequence ATGAATGCTAAAGTGGCTCCAAAATTAGATCCTTTGGTTCAATTCCCTTTAAAAGAACGAAAATTTGCGAGGACACGCACAAAACTTACATTTGGTTTATTGGAATTATTGGAATCAAAACCATATAATGAAATCAAAATCACCGAACTTTGCCAATATGCAGAGATTTCTGAACCAACATTTTATAATTATTTTCCTGAAAAAGACGAACTAATCTTACATTATATCCAAATATGGAGCCTCCAAGTGACAGTTTTTGCTGAAAAAAATAAAATGGCTAATTCAGGTTATGGATTGATACAATCTTTGTTTCGTTATACGGCAAAAGAATCCAAAAAAAATCCAAGAATCCTTTTGGAGATAATTTCCTTCCAAACTAAGTATAAAAAAAGACCCCAAGCTAAGGAGTTAACTTTGGCTGAACGATATTTACTTTTCCCAAATCATTCCGCTATTGGAACATTGCCCATTGGTGGCATTGAATTGATCTTAGAAAATTCTATGAAATTGGCAAAAGAAAACAAGGAGCTTCCCAAAGATACAAATTGGAAAAGTCTATCACTTGCAATTGCAAGTTGTTTTTTTGGGATCCCCATATTAGCTTTTCAGTTGAACGAAAATCTAGAATCACTTTGGATAGATTCGTTAGACTATTTATGGTTTGGTGCTGGTTCGAATCTTAAGTTAAATAAAAAAGTGAGAATGTAA
- the xerA gene encoding site-specific tyrosine recombinase/integron integrase, which produces MTLPALEVQIPEHFPQVMADLFRSYRTYLKIEKNYSEHTLFAYLRDLKFFFEFCLKEEIDILSVDVLDVRAYFSDLKSTKKQDKRTQSRKLSSLRTFYKFLFREEKIGANPILQVSFPKTKKKLPKNFTPIETEDILDYEDPEKKEVLGKRDKAIVEVLYSTGLRVFELVNAKLSDLNEELTSLKVMGKRRKERFVFIGPEAREALKDYLEERGNSAPDEIFLNQRGGKLTTRGIRYILSERRSVMGMEKAITPHKFRHTFATDLLNAGADIRAVQELLGHSSLSSTQVYLSVSRDRLKEVYRNAHPHAKK; this is translated from the coding sequence ATGACCCTGCCAGCCCTCGAAGTCCAAATTCCCGAGCATTTTCCCCAAGTAATGGCGGATTTATTTCGCAGTTACCGCACCTACTTAAAAATTGAAAAAAATTATTCAGAGCATACCTTATTTGCCTATTTACGAGATTTAAAATTTTTCTTTGAGTTTTGTTTAAAAGAAGAAATTGATATATTGAGTGTTGATGTTTTGGACGTGAGGGCTTACTTTTCTGATTTAAAATCCACGAAGAAACAAGACAAACGAACACAAAGTCGCAAACTTTCTTCCTTACGTACATTTTACAAATTTTTATTCCGGGAAGAAAAAATTGGAGCCAATCCAATCTTACAGGTGAGTTTCCCAAAAACCAAAAAGAAATTACCAAAAAATTTCACACCGATTGAAACAGAGGACATTCTAGATTACGAAGATCCTGAAAAAAAAGAAGTCCTTGGAAAACGGGACAAAGCCATCGTCGAAGTTTTGTATAGCACAGGCCTTCGTGTATTCGAATTAGTCAATGCAAAGTTAAGCGACTTGAATGAGGAGTTAACATCGCTTAAAGTGATGGGAAAACGAAGGAAAGAAAGATTTGTTTTCATTGGACCTGAAGCAAGAGAAGCTCTAAAAGATTATTTGGAAGAACGTGGGAATAGTGCTCCCGATGAAATCTTTTTAAACCAACGAGGTGGAAAATTAACAACTCGTGGAATTCGTTATATTTTATCGGAACGTAGGTCAGTGATGGGTATGGAAAAAGCAATCACTCCACACAAGTTTAGACATACATTTGCTACTGACTTATTGAATGCAGGTGCTGATATTCGCGCCGTACAAGAGTTACTTGGCCATTCTTCTTTGTCATCTACGCAAGTGTATCTAAGTGTTTCGAGAGACCGATTGAAAGAAGTGTATCGAAATGCGCATCCACATGCGAAGAAGTAG
- the recA gene encoding recombinase RecA → MKKEKADKAQDKETDQRKQAIDAALGQIEKQFGKGSIMRLGADTRMAEMNVVSTGSLDLDIALGIGGFPSGRIIEIYGPESSGKTTLTLSAIAETQKKGGIAAFIDAEHALDPSYAKKLGVNVDDLLVAQPDNGEEALEICESLVRSNAIDLIVIDSVAALVPKAEIEGDMGDSHMGLQARLMSQALRKLTGTISKSSTTVIFINQIRMKIGVMFGSPETTTGGNALKFYASIRLDIRRIETLKEKEEPVGNRVRVKVVKNKCAPPFRQAEFDIMYANGINRESSLIDLAVRHDLVAKAGSWYSYNGEKIGQGKEQVRNFFSENPDIAFKIENQVRDLNGLPLLDQAKIQTREVKSIERDPKETKETKSKQPVSFSTEGDGDIAVGE, encoded by the coding sequence ATGAAAAAAGAGAAAGCTGACAAAGCACAAGACAAAGAGACCGACCAAAGAAAACAGGCCATTGATGCGGCCCTAGGCCAAATTGAGAAACAATTTGGAAAAGGATCCATTATGCGTCTCGGTGCCGACACACGTATGGCTGAGATGAATGTGGTTTCCACTGGATCTTTGGACCTCGACATTGCTTTGGGGATCGGCGGTTTTCCATCTGGAAGAATCATTGAAATCTACGGTCCAGAATCTTCGGGAAAAACGACTCTTACCTTATCTGCGATCGCAGAAACGCAAAAAAAAGGAGGCATTGCTGCCTTCATCGATGCAGAACACGCACTTGATCCATCTTATGCAAAAAAACTGGGTGTCAACGTAGACGACCTTCTCGTCGCCCAACCAGACAATGGGGAAGAAGCACTTGAAATCTGCGAATCACTCGTTCGTTCCAATGCGATTGATCTCATCGTCATCGACTCTGTTGCTGCGCTCGTACCAAAGGCGGAGATTGAAGGGGATATGGGTGATTCTCATATGGGTCTGCAAGCTCGACTCATGTCGCAAGCACTCCGTAAATTAACAGGAACCATTTCCAAATCTAGTACAACTGTTATCTTTATCAACCAAATCCGTATGAAGATTGGGGTCATGTTCGGAAGTCCAGAGACCACTACTGGTGGTAATGCATTAAAATTCTATGCATCGATTCGACTCGACATTCGTCGCATTGAAACACTCAAAGAAAAAGAAGAACCAGTTGGTAACCGTGTACGAGTGAAGGTGGTCAAAAATAAATGTGCACCTCCATTCCGTCAGGCGGAATTTGACATCATGTATGCAAATGGTATCAATCGTGAAAGTTCACTCATTGACCTGGCAGTTCGCCATGACCTAGTCGCAAAAGCTGGATCTTGGTATTCTTATAATGGTGAAAAAATTGGCCAAGGTAAGGAACAAGTAAGGAACTTCTTCTCAGAAAATCCAGACATCGCTTTTAAAATTGAAAACCAGGTGAGAGACCTCAATGGGTTGCCATTACTCGACCAAGCGAAGATCCAAACACGCGAAGTGAAATCAATTGAAAGGGATCCAAAGGAAACGAAAGAAACAAAATCAAAACAACCAGTCAGTTTCTCTACCGAAGGGGACGGAGACATCGCCGTAGGCGAATGA
- a CDS encoding aldo/keto reductase: protein MSELKITSTIATNQSISVPLLGLGVWKSRPKECYEAVKVALESGYRHIDTAAIYGNEADVGKAIGDSGIPRSEIFLVTKLWNADQGFDEAQKAIDVSLNKLGTDYVDMYLIHFPVSGKRKDSWKALEKIQKEGKAKSIGVSNFMIPHLEELLQDSQIVPAMNQVEYHPFLQDLPLKEYCEKNGILLEAYSPLAHGQKLEDERVTRLAKNYNKTNAQILIRWSLQSGNVVIPKSKNPNRIKENADVYDFSLTPEDMKEINHWNENFRTCWDPTTVV from the coding sequence ATGTCTGAATTAAAAATTACTTCAACAATTGCGACAAACCAATCGATTTCTGTACCCTTACTTGGCTTAGGTGTTTGGAAGTCTCGACCCAAAGAATGTTATGAAGCAGTAAAAGTCGCTCTGGAATCAGGTTACCGTCACATTGATACTGCTGCTATATATGGAAACGAAGCAGATGTTGGAAAAGCCATTGGAGATAGTGGTATCCCTCGAAGTGAAATATTTTTAGTCACAAAATTATGGAATGCAGACCAAGGATTTGACGAAGCTCAAAAAGCGATTGATGTATCGTTAAATAAACTGGGAACAGATTATGTAGATATGTATTTGATCCATTTTCCTGTTTCAGGGAAACGGAAAGATTCTTGGAAAGCTTTGGAGAAAATCCAAAAAGAAGGGAAGGCAAAGTCAATTGGGGTAAGTAATTTTATGATCCCTCACTTAGAAGAATTATTACAAGATTCCCAAATTGTTCCAGCCATGAACCAAGTCGAATACCATCCCTTTTTACAAGACTTACCGTTAAAAGAATACTGTGAAAAAAATGGGATATTGTTAGAAGCATATAGTCCTCTAGCACATGGACAAAAATTAGAAGATGAAAGGGTCACGAGATTAGCGAAAAATTACAATAAAACTAATGCACAGATTCTGATTCGGTGGTCGTTACAATCCGGAAATGTTGTCATACCAAAATCAAAAAATCCAAATCGTATCAAAGAAAATGCAGATGTGTATGATTTTAGCTTAACACCAGAGGATATGAAAGAGATCAATCATTGGAATGAAAACTTTAGAACTTGTTGGGATCCAACAACTGTAGTGTAG
- a CDS encoding ATP-dependent Clp protease ATP-binding subunit produces MKQYDSNVQGALDIAQTEAIRRQNTEITPYHLVWGFMTLPTSVSGKALLKYKSTVDEFLKKQARASGEIPFESLRTSPKLAQWFTMASSRAAENGREELKEADFLKFLPQILPELKINYEDLNIKETDEEVPNFLVNLNDLAKEGKLDPVIGRSKEIRSVMEILGRRSKNNPVLVGSAGVGKTAIVEGLAEQIVKGRVPDVLKGKTIYSLDMGQLMAGTKYRGEFEEKLTALLRYIKGQAGEAILFIDEIHQLVGAGKTEGAMDAANLLKPALARGELHCIGATTGDEFQKYILGDQALERRFRAVPVNEPSKEDAIEILMGIRDKHEIHHGIKISDEAIYASVLLSDQYITDKFLPDKAIDLVDEAASALKLSAEAMPTELVELESEIRSKKIYAQVEKKNEDILKEIEVLEKKFHEGKQVWEKEVNSLKQIASIKNKIDRVKFDLDAAQQRADYTEASRLKYAVLPELEKELSGFQNSWILERNHIAAVIARQTGIPVEKILKTKQENLLHLEDDLNSVVYGQKESIREIADTLLTSYAGISSETRPLGSFLLKGPTGVGKTETAKAIAKFLFDQETNLVRLDLSEYSEKHSVAKLIGAPAGYVGYDEGGILTEAIRRKPYSVVLFDEVEKAHPDFSDILLQILDEGRLTDNKGRTINFKNTIVILTTNSKNIEADFKPEVLGRLDAILTYHSLDSSIMEKLIEKQLRLLNERLKVKGITVELSESTEHILREQGFDPKFGARPLGSVFNRIVNRPLAKAILSGTLAEGRYRADWNGDDLQFAPIPEFVGSKK; encoded by the coding sequence ATGAAACAATATGACTCAAACGTCCAAGGAGCTTTGGACATTGCACAGACAGAAGCAATTCGCAGGCAAAATACAGAAATCACTCCTTATCATTTGGTTTGGGGATTTATGACCTTACCAACTTCTGTTTCAGGAAAAGCGTTATTGAAATATAAATCTACAGTTGATGAATTTTTAAAGAAACAAGCACGGGCATCAGGAGAGATCCCTTTCGAATCACTTCGTACATCTCCCAAACTTGCCCAATGGTTTACGATGGCATCTTCTAGAGCTGCGGAGAATGGAAGGGAAGAACTGAAAGAGGCAGATTTTCTAAAATTTTTACCTCAGATTTTACCTGAGTTAAAGATCAACTATGAAGATTTGAACATCAAAGAGACTGATGAAGAAGTACCAAATTTTCTTGTGAATCTCAATGATTTGGCAAAAGAAGGAAAATTGGATCCTGTGATTGGCCGAAGTAAAGAAATCAGATCAGTAATGGAAATTTTGGGTAGAAGGTCCAAAAACAATCCGGTGTTAGTTGGTAGTGCTGGAGTTGGAAAAACAGCGATTGTCGAAGGTCTTGCTGAACAAATTGTAAAGGGAAGAGTACCAGATGTATTAAAAGGAAAAACAATTTATTCACTTGATATGGGCCAATTGATGGCTGGAACAAAATACAGGGGAGAATTCGAAGAAAAACTAACAGCACTTTTGCGGTATATCAAGGGACAGGCTGGTGAAGCAATTTTGTTTATCGATGAAATCCACCAATTGGTAGGAGCAGGGAAAACAGAAGGCGCAATGGATGCAGCCAATCTTTTGAAACCAGCACTCGCTAGAGGTGAACTCCATTGTATTGGCGCAACGACAGGTGATGAATTTCAAAAGTACATTCTTGGTGACCAAGCGTTAGAAAGAAGATTTCGTGCCGTACCTGTAAACGAACCAAGTAAAGAGGATGCCATTGAAATTCTAATGGGAATACGTGATAAACATGAAATTCATCATGGGATTAAAATTTCTGACGAGGCTATTTATGCATCAGTTCTTTTGTCCGACCAATACATCACTGATAAGTTTTTGCCAGACAAAGCGATCGATTTAGTTGATGAAGCTGCATCTGCTTTAAAACTTTCCGCAGAAGCAATGCCAACAGAACTTGTGGAACTAGAGAGTGAAATCCGCTCAAAAAAAATCTACGCTCAAGTAGAAAAGAAAAACGAGGATATTCTTAAGGAAATTGAAGTTTTAGAGAAAAAGTTCCATGAAGGAAAACAAGTTTGGGAAAAAGAAGTAAATTCATTAAAACAAATCGCTTCGATTAAAAATAAAATAGATCGAGTGAAATTTGATTTAGATGCCGCACAACAGCGAGCAGATTATACGGAAGCTTCTCGATTAAAATACGCAGTTTTACCTGAATTGGAAAAAGAACTGAGTGGATTTCAGAATAGTTGGATTTTAGAACGTAATCATATCGCTGCTGTTATCGCTAGGCAAACTGGGATTCCAGTAGAAAAAATTCTAAAAACCAAACAAGAGAATTTACTCCACTTGGAAGATGATTTAAATTCAGTTGTGTATGGTCAAAAAGAATCAATTCGTGAAATTGCCGATACTTTGTTAACTTCCTATGCAGGTATCTCTTCGGAAACAAGGCCTCTTGGATCATTTTTGTTAAAGGGTCCAACGGGTGTAGGTAAAACTGAAACAGCTAAGGCAATTGCGAAGTTTTTATTTGACCAAGAAACCAATTTGGTACGTTTAGATTTGAGTGAGTATTCAGAAAAACACTCTGTTGCGAAACTGATTGGTGCTCCTGCTGGGTATGTAGGGTATGATGAAGGTGGAATACTAACAGAAGCCATTCGAAGAAAACCTTACTCAGTTGTGTTATTCGATGAAGTAGAAAAAGCACATCCAGACTTTTCCGATATATTACTTCAAATTTTAGATGAAGGTAGACTTACCGACAACAAAGGTAGAACCATCAATTTTAAAAACACAATTGTGATTCTGACTACCAATTCAAAAAATATTGAAGCCGACTTTAAACCAGAAGTACTTGGTAGGTTGGATGCAATTCTAACCTATCATTCGTTGGATTCTTCCATCATGGAAAAATTGATCGAAAAACAACTACGTTTGTTAAACGAGCGATTGAAAGTGAAGGGAATCACTGTCGAACTTTCGGAAAGTACAGAACATATTCTGAGAGAGCAGGGTTTTGATCCAAAATTTGGGGCACGACCATTAGGTAGTGTCTTCAATCGAATTGTGAATCGACCTTTAGCGAAAGCAATCCTATCGGGAACACTGGCGGAGGGAAGATACCGAGCAGATTGGAATGGCGATGATTTGCAATTTGCTCCAATCCCTGAGTTCGTAGGATCCAAAAAATAA